In Pleuronectes platessa chromosome 5, fPlePla1.1, whole genome shotgun sequence, a single genomic region encodes these proteins:
- the LOC128440392 gene encoding uncharacterized protein LOC128440392 isoform X2, producing the protein MATSGKQPRSSYFSPVELEILMTAYAESEHIFLKRSNTVAAAKARDLAWQEIADRVNACNPTGTKRTWQQLKMKYKNVVQTANRKKAEARKTGGGPPPPPLTEAEKMALSQNSGRPIAEGMSGGSSSDPPTPQVTGAYIRVTDGVICLVEPSAITDLHAVEDDEETLSAATEREDAERPAESHAGNYNGEEGPSTSTAQLTSLPVKQLYKVYLESQINKSHLEMEHIRLQITKTEKEIQLLDHQLKEIKKTS; encoded by the exons atggcaacaagtGGTAAACAGCCTCGATCCTCCTACTTCTCCCCAGTGGAGTTGGAAATATTAATGACTGCGTATGCAGAAAGTgagcatatatttttaaaaagaagcaatactgtggcagcagcaaaagCGCGGGATCTTGCGTGGCAGGAAATTGCTGACCGAGTCAATGC GTGCAACCCAACAGGCACCAAACGGACTTGGCAGCAGctaaagatgaaatataaaaatgtagttCAAACAG CCAACAGAAAAAAGGCTGAGGCCCGCAAAACAGGTGgcggtccaccaccaccacctctcacagaggctgaaaagatggCCCTCAGTCAGAACAGTGGACGACCCATTGCTGAGGGCATGTCTGGGGGGAGTTCATCGGACCCACCCACGCCCCAGGTCACAGGGGCCTACATAAGAG TTACTGATGGTGTAATCTGTCTCGTTGAGCCTTCTGCCATAACAGACCTCCATGCTGTT gaggatgatgaagaaaccttatcagctgccacagagagggaagatgcagagaggcctgctgaa aGCCATGCTGGAAATTACAATGGGGAAGAAGGTCCATCAACctccacagcacagcttaccTCA CTCcctgtgaaacaactttacaaggtatatttagaatctcaaataaacaaatcacaccTAGAAATGGAGCACATAAGGCTGCAGATcaccaaaacagaaaaggaaatacaacTGCTGGACCATCAGTTAAAG GAAATAAAGAAGACCTCATAA
- the LOC128440392 gene encoding uncharacterized protein LOC128440392 isoform X3: MIHHGNKWCNPTGTKRTWQQLKMKYKNVVQTANRKKAEARKTGGGPPPPPLTEAEKMALSQNSGRPIAEGMSGGSSSDPPTPQVTGAYIRVTDGVICLVEPSAITDLHAVEDDEETLSAATEREDAERPAESHAGNYNGEEGPSTSTAQLTSLPVKQLYKVYLESQINKSHLEMEHIRLQITKTEKEIQLLDHQLKVGDVPTGGCFLIVSTTKD; this comes from the exons ATGattcaccatggcaacaagtG GTGCAACCCAACAGGCACCAAACGGACTTGGCAGCAGctaaagatgaaatataaaaatgtagttCAAACAG CCAACAGAAAAAAGGCTGAGGCCCGCAAAACAGGTGgcggtccaccaccaccacctctcacagaggctgaaaagatggCCCTCAGTCAGAACAGTGGACGACCCATTGCTGAGGGCATGTCTGGGGGGAGTTCATCGGACCCACCCACGCCCCAGGTCACAGGGGCCTACATAAGAG TTACTGATGGTGTAATCTGTCTCGTTGAGCCTTCTGCCATAACAGACCTCCATGCTGTT gaggatgatgaagaaaccttatcagctgccacagagagggaagatgcagagaggcctgctgaa aGCCATGCTGGAAATTACAATGGGGAAGAAGGTCCATCAACctccacagcacagcttaccTCA CTCcctgtgaaacaactttacaaggtatatttagaatctcaaataaacaaatcacaccTAGAAATGGAGCACATAAGGCTGCAGATcaccaaaacagaaaaggaaatacaacTGCTGGACCATCAGTTAAAGGTGGGTGACGTGCCCACAGgtggatgttttttaattgtttcaacaACAAAGGATTAA
- the LOC128440392 gene encoding uncharacterized protein LOC128440392 isoform X1 gives MATSGKQPRSSYFSPVELEILMTAYAESEHIFLKRSNTVAAAKARDLAWQEIADRVNACNPTGTKRTWQQLKMKYKNVVQTANRKKAEARKTGGGPPPPPLTEAEKMALSQNSGRPIAEGMSGGSSSDPPTPQVTGAYIRVTDGVICLVEPSAITDLHAVEDDEETLSAATEREDAERPAESHAGNYNGEEGPSTSTAQLTSLPVKQLYKVYLESQINKSHLEMEHIRLQITKTEKEIQLLDHQLKVGDVPTGGCFLIVSTTKD, from the exons atggcaacaagtGGTAAACAGCCTCGATCCTCCTACTTCTCCCCAGTGGAGTTGGAAATATTAATGACTGCGTATGCAGAAAGTgagcatatatttttaaaaagaagcaatactgtggcagcagcaaaagCGCGGGATCTTGCGTGGCAGGAAATTGCTGACCGAGTCAATGC GTGCAACCCAACAGGCACCAAACGGACTTGGCAGCAGctaaagatgaaatataaaaatgtagttCAAACAG CCAACAGAAAAAAGGCTGAGGCCCGCAAAACAGGTGgcggtccaccaccaccacctctcacagaggctgaaaagatggCCCTCAGTCAGAACAGTGGACGACCCATTGCTGAGGGCATGTCTGGGGGGAGTTCATCGGACCCACCCACGCCCCAGGTCACAGGGGCCTACATAAGAG TTACTGATGGTGTAATCTGTCTCGTTGAGCCTTCTGCCATAACAGACCTCCATGCTGTT gaggatgatgaagaaaccttatcagctgccacagagagggaagatgcagagaggcctgctgaa aGCCATGCTGGAAATTACAATGGGGAAGAAGGTCCATCAACctccacagcacagcttaccTCA CTCcctgtgaaacaactttacaaggtatatttagaatctcaaataaacaaatcacaccTAGAAATGGAGCACATAAGGCTGCAGATcaccaaaacagaaaaggaaatacaacTGCTGGACCATCAGTTAAAGGTGGGTGACGTGCCCACAGgtggatgttttttaattgtttcaacaACAAAGGATTAA
- the LOC128440389 gene encoding presenilins-associated rhomboid-like protein, mitochondrial, translating into MAWRSCSDLLRLTGEAALRGSTRGGSFQQRCGFRRAGRKPESKKVEEEPGPPRVEPSEAAVPRRTHTPLLEQQAPPPSPRAFGQLIRPLVFTVGFTGCSFGSAAIWQYESVKFRVQSFFDEIRADWLEKMKPQKRGDVRKEINQWWNSLSEGQRTVTGIIAANAIVFCCWKVPSLQRVMIKYFTSNPASKTRCSPMLLSTFSHFSFFHMAANMYVLWSFSTSAVSMLGREQFLAVYMSAGVFSTLVSYVGKIATGRFGPSLGASGAIMTVLAAVCTKMPEAKLAIIFLPMFTFTAANALKAIVAMDTAGVVLGWRFFDHAAHLGGAIFGIWYILSGHELIWKNREPFVKLWHDLRTGGGGGGRGGDGGGRGGDGGGAV; encoded by the exons ATGGCGTGGAGGAGCTGCTCCGACCTGCTCAGGCTGACCGGAGAGGCCGCTCTGCGAGGCTCGACGAGGGGCGGCAG CTTCCAGCAGAGATGTGGCTTCAGAAGAGCCGGCAGGAAACCAGAATCcaagaaggtggaggaggagccaggccCCCCCCGTGTAGAGCCGTCTGAGGCTGCGGTCCCTCGCCGGACGCACACCCCCCTCCTGGAACaacaggccccgcccccctccccccgtgcCTTCGGTCAACTCATCAGACCGCTGGTCTTCACCGTGGGG TTCACAGGCTGCTCCTTCGGCTCGGCGGCGATCTGGCAGTACGAGTCCGTCAAGTTCAGAGTCCAGAGCTTCTTCGATGAGATCCGAGCTGATTGGCTGGAGAAGATGAAGCCTCAGAAGAGAGGAGACGTCCGCaaagag aTCAACCAATGGTGGAACAGCTTGAGTGAAGGTCAGAGGACGGTCACAG ggATCATTGCTGCTAACGCCATCGTGTTCTGCTGCTGGAAAGTCCCGTCCCTGCAGCGCGTCATGATCAAATACTTCACCTCCAACCCGGCCTCCA AGACGCGGTGCTCTCCGATGCTTCTCTCCACATTCAgtcacttctctttcttccaCATGGCTGCGAACATGTACGTCCTGTGGAGCTTCTCCACCAGTGCCGTCTCCATGCTGGGCCGGGAGCAGTTCCTCGCCGTCTACATGTCTGCAG GTGTTTTCTCTACGCTGGTCAGCTACGTGGGTAAGATCGCCACTGGGAGGTTCGGCCCGTCGCTGGGAGCG tCTGGAGCCATCATGACCGTCCTGGCGGCCGTTTGCACCAAAATGCCAGAAGCTAAACTCGCCATCATCTTCCTCCCCATGTTCACGTTCACAGCCGCCAAC GCACTCAAGGCCATCGTTGCCATGGATACGGCGGGGGTGGTGCTGGGGTGGAGGTTCTTCGACCACGCTGCTCATTTAGGAGGAGCCATATTTGGAAT CTGGTACATCCTGTCTGGTCATGAATTGATCTGGAAGAATCGGGAACCTTTTGTCAAACTTTGGCACGACCTGagaactggaggaggaggaggaggaagaggaggagacggaggaggaagaggaggagacggaggaggtgCCGTGTGA